CCGGGTCGATGCCGTCGTGGTAGGAGAAGGGGCGTCGCAGCATCGCCGCGCCGCCGTTCTGGTCGGGGCGGGTGATACGGGCGTGCGCGTTGATCGGGACGACCAGGTCGCCGTTCGCGTCCGTCTTCTCCAGGTCCATCTCGGTCGTCTCGGTGCCCCCGGACAGCGCCGCTCCGTCCGCCTTCCGGCGCCCGACGACCTGCTCCTGCGCCTTCAGCGACAGCTTCTCCCAGTCGTCGAGGAGCATCCGGATCCGGCGGACGACGGCGTAGGAGCCGTTCGCCATCCACGCAGGGTCCTTCCCGCTGTCCGCCGGGACGAAGATGCGCTGGTCGAAGTCGGCCTCGGCCGGCTTGGGGTTGCGGGTCCCGTCCATCTGGCCCATCAGGTTCCGGGCCGTCATGGGGTGGGCCGTCGCGCCCGGCGTCCGGTTGAAGCCGTTCATCTGCCAGCGGACCTTCGCCGCACCGCCCGCGTCCTTCTGGACGGCCCGCAGGGCGTGGAAGGCGACCAGGGCGTCGTCCGCGCCGATCTGCACCCAGAGGTCGCCGTTGCTGCGGGTCGCGTCGAGATGGTCGGAGGAGAAGGCGGGAAGCGGGTCCAGGGCGACCGGGCGCTGCTTCTCCAGTCCGGTGCGGGCGAAGAAGCTGTTGCCGAAACCGAAGGTGACCGTCAGTGAGGACGGTCCGGCGTCCCGGGCCACATCCGTGTCGTCGTGTGCGGCCGCCTCGCCCGCCATCAGCAGCCGGGCCGTCTCCGACCAGCGACGCAGCAGCGCGGCGGCC
The window above is part of the Streptomyces sp. NBC_00425 genome. Proteins encoded here:
- the efeB gene encoding iron uptake transporter deferrochelatase/peroxidase subunit, with protein sequence MPDQSLPEAPTPVSRSTGARAPETLAPAPAPAGESAERPASAESPVKDLTRRRLLGAAGASGLVLGAAGVAVGYAAAPAQATPLSSVGAGQAMFHVKHQPGITQGLQARGHLIAFDLAAGAGRKEAAALLRRWSETARLLMAGEAAAHDDTDVARDAGPSSLTVTFGFGNSFFARTGLEKQRPVALDPLPAFSSDHLDATRSNGDLWVQIGADDALVAFHALRAVQKDAGGAAKVRWQMNGFNRTPGATAHPMTARNLMGQMDGTRNPKPAEADFDQRIFVPADSGKDPAWMANGSYAVVRRIRMLLDDWEKLSLKAQEQVVGRRKADGAALSGGTETTEMDLEKTDANGDLVVPINAHARITRPDQNGGAAMLRRPFSYHDGIDPDGTPDAGLLFICWQADPLRGFVTVQRKLDRGDALSQYIRHESSGLFAVPGGAAKGEYVGQRLLEA